Proteins encoded in a region of the Saccharothrix ecbatanensis genome:
- a CDS encoding IclR family transcriptional regulator — protein sequence MPGPIQSIERAAAVLRLLASGARQMGVAELARALELPKPTVHGILRTLQLVGFVEQSPDTGKYQLGAALFHIGSSYLDGNELRTRALNWSDSLASRSMESVRIGTLHENQVLVVHHVFRPDNSRQVLEVGALLPSHASALGKVLLADDPVGLSFADDEPLKAYTAATITDLDRLSDTLEQVRQRGWASDVEELVDGEVSLAAPIRDRRTVTVGAVGISGPVERLCDEKKLPRTELVSYVREAARSISRELGAIPW from the coding sequence GTGCCCGGTCCCATCCAGTCCATCGAACGGGCAGCCGCGGTGTTGCGGCTGCTGGCCAGTGGTGCGCGGCAGATGGGGGTCGCGGAGTTGGCGCGGGCCCTTGAGCTGCCCAAACCGACCGTCCACGGCATCCTGCGGACGTTGCAGCTGGTCGGCTTCGTCGAACAGTCGCCGGACACGGGCAAGTACCAGCTCGGCGCCGCGCTGTTCCACATCGGCAGCAGCTACCTCGACGGCAACGAACTGCGCACCCGTGCGCTGAACTGGTCGGACTCGCTCGCCTCGCGCAGCATGGAGAGCGTCCGCATCGGCACCCTGCACGAGAACCAAGTCCTGGTCGTGCACCACGTGTTCCGCCCGGACAACTCGCGGCAAGTCCTCGAAGTCGGCGCTCTCCTCCCGTCCCACGCCAGCGCGCTGGGCAAGGTCCTGCTCGCCGACGACCCGGTCGGCCTCAGCTTCGCCGACGACGAGCCGCTCAAGGCCTACACCGCCGCCACCATCACCGACCTCGACCGCCTCAGCGACACGTTGGAGCAGGTCAGGCAGCGTGGCTGGGCCAGCGACGTGGAAGAGCTGGTGGACGGCGAGGTGTCGCTGGCCGCCCCCATCCGGGACCGCCGGACGGTGACCGTGGGCGCCGTGGGCATCTCCGGGCCGGTCGAGCGGCTGTGCGACGAGAAGAAGCTGCCCCGCACCGAACTCGTCTCCTACGTCCGCGAGGCCGCGCGATCCATCTCGCGCGAACTCGGCGCCATCCCCTGGTAG
- a CDS encoding MIP/aquaporin family protein, with the protein MTNQSIFIGEFLGTALLLLLGNGVVAGVVLAKSKSNGAGWVVITFGWGFAVLAGAYAVAPLSGAHLNPAVTVGLAIHNSDWSTVPLYVTAQLLGAFTGAVLCYLAYLGQFRANTGEVLGIFATGPEVRHRVQNLTTEAIATFVLVFVILATGQTKGLETSGTGALIVALLVVGIGMSLGGPTGYAINPARDLGPRIAHAVLPIPGKGGSDWGYAWIPVVGPLIGGALAGLVDIAVY; encoded by the coding sequence ATGACCAACCAGTCGATCTTCATCGGTGAGTTCCTGGGCACCGCACTGCTGTTGCTCCTCGGCAACGGCGTCGTCGCGGGCGTGGTGTTGGCCAAGTCGAAGTCGAACGGCGCGGGCTGGGTCGTGATCACGTTCGGCTGGGGCTTCGCGGTGCTCGCGGGCGCCTACGCCGTCGCACCGCTGTCCGGCGCGCACCTCAACCCGGCCGTCACGGTGGGCCTCGCCATCCACAACAGCGACTGGAGCACCGTCCCGCTCTACGTGACCGCGCAGCTGCTCGGCGCGTTCACCGGCGCGGTCCTCTGCTACCTCGCCTACCTCGGCCAGTTCCGCGCCAACACCGGTGAGGTGCTCGGCATCTTCGCCACCGGCCCCGAGGTCCGCCACCGCGTCCAGAACCTGACCACCGAAGCCATCGCCACGTTCGTGCTGGTGTTCGTCATCCTGGCGACCGGCCAGACCAAGGGACTGGAGACCTCCGGCACCGGCGCGCTGATCGTCGCCCTGCTGGTCGTCGGCATCGGCATGTCCCTCGGCGGCCCCACCGGCTACGCCATCAACCCCGCGCGCGACCTCGGCCCCCGCATCGCGCACGCCGTCCTGCCGATCCCCGGAAAGGGTGGATCGGATTGGGGATACGCCTGGATCCCCGTCGTCGGTCCCCTGATCGGCGGAGCATTGGCCGGGCTCGTCGACATCGCCGTCTACTGA
- the glpK gene encoding glycerol kinase GlpK translates to MTTYSAQSFVAAIDQGTTSSRCIVFDHGGAIVSVSQKEHRQIFPRPGWVEHDAEEIWANVLDVVHGALQKASLTVHDLAAVGITNQRETTLVWDKTTGKPVHNAIVWQDTRTDQLVKELGEQNRFREKCGLPLATYFSGPKVRWLLDHIDGLRQRAEAGEVLFGTMDTWLIWKLTGRHVTDVTNASRTMLMNLETLDWDDELVDAIGVPRAMLPEIRSSAEVYGTATGTLEGVPVASALGDQQAALFGQTCYAPGEGKCTYGTGSFLLVNTGDKPVVSENGLLTTVGYKIGDQPAAYALEGAIAVTGALVQWFRDKMGLISSAAEIETLARTVEDNGGAYFVPAFSGLFAPHWRSDARGVIAGLTGYIDKGHIARAVLEATAWQTREVVDAMNADSGVELVALKVDGGMTANNLLMGFLSDVLDVPVVRPIVAETTCLGAAYAAGLAVGYWSDTESLRENWHKAAEWLPTMDAKARDKGYRKWKKAVERTVGWIDEDDNDE, encoded by the coding sequence GTGACCACCTACTCAGCCCAATCGTTCGTGGCTGCCATCGACCAAGGCACGACCTCCTCACGCTGCATCGTCTTCGACCACGGCGGCGCGATCGTCTCCGTGTCCCAGAAGGAGCACCGGCAGATCTTCCCGAGGCCGGGCTGGGTCGAGCACGACGCCGAGGAGATCTGGGCCAACGTGCTGGACGTCGTGCACGGCGCCCTGCAAAAGGCGTCGCTGACCGTGCACGACCTCGCCGCCGTCGGCATCACCAACCAGCGCGAGACCACGCTGGTCTGGGACAAGACCACCGGCAAGCCCGTGCACAACGCGATCGTGTGGCAGGACACCCGCACCGACCAGCTGGTGAAGGAACTCGGCGAGCAGAACCGGTTCCGGGAGAAGTGCGGCCTGCCGCTGGCGACGTACTTCTCCGGCCCGAAGGTCCGCTGGCTGCTCGACCACATCGACGGCCTGCGTCAACGCGCCGAAGCGGGCGAGGTCCTGTTCGGCACGATGGACACCTGGCTGATCTGGAAGCTCACCGGACGGCACGTCACCGACGTCACCAACGCCAGCCGCACCATGCTGATGAACCTGGAGACGCTGGACTGGGACGACGAACTGGTCGACGCGATCGGCGTGCCCCGGGCGATGCTGCCGGAGATCCGCTCGTCCGCCGAGGTGTACGGCACCGCGACCGGCACGCTGGAAGGCGTCCCCGTGGCGTCCGCGCTCGGCGACCAGCAGGCCGCATTGTTCGGCCAGACCTGCTACGCGCCCGGTGAGGGCAAGTGCACGTACGGCACCGGCAGCTTCCTGCTGGTCAACACCGGTGACAAGCCGGTGGTCTCGGAGAACGGCCTGCTGACCACGGTCGGCTACAAGATCGGCGACCAGCCGGCGGCGTACGCGCTGGAAGGCGCGATCGCGGTGACGGGCGCGTTGGTGCAGTGGTTCCGGGACAAGATGGGCCTGATCTCCAGCGCCGCCGAGATCGAGACGTTGGCGCGCACCGTGGAGGACAACGGCGGCGCGTACTTCGTGCCCGCGTTCTCCGGTCTGTTCGCGCCGCACTGGCGGTCCGACGCACGCGGCGTGATCGCGGGCCTCACCGGCTACATCGACAAGGGCCACATCGCCCGCGCCGTGCTGGAGGCGACCGCGTGGCAGACCCGCGAGGTCGTGGACGCGATGAACGCCGACTCGGGCGTGGAGCTCGTCGCGTTGAAGGTCGACGGCGGCATGACGGCGAACAACCTGCTCATGGGCTTCCTGTCGGACGTGCTGGACGTGCCGGTGGTGCGGCCGATCGTCGCCGAGACCACGTGCCTCGGCGCGGCCTACGCGGCCGGGCTGGCGGTCGGCTACTGGTCGGACACCGAGTCGTTGCGGGAGAACTGGCACAAGGCGGCCGAGTGGCTGCCGACGATGGACGCCAAGGCCCGCGACAAGGGCTACCGCAAGTGGAAGAAGGCGGTCGAGCGGACCGTGGGCTGGATCGACGAGGACGACAACGATGAGTGA
- a CDS encoding glycerol-3-phosphate dehydrogenase/oxidase, with the protein MSEQRDRAREALGHGAFDLVVIGGGALGIATTWAAARSGLRVALVEAGDFAGATSSASSKLVHGGLRYLAMGPGAVPMVRENHAERRALGDRLAPHLVRPLPFLVPVYRGGPHSRPILGAGVMLYSALSGFGDGMGKVLSARRAVEYVPHLRTEGLRGAALYYDHQMNDARVAITAARAAAEAGAVLLNHVEVLGLRKRGSQVTGVELRDRVDGSAFGLDASVVVNATGPWLDKLRRMEDESASPSIRLSKGSHLVLKTDTPWRAAMTIPLDDVRVSFAIPWEGQLLLGTTDEAYEGDPADVRCSQADIDQILGEASVGINPEALDRSRLAYTFAGLRVLPGGSGDTSHAKRETVITSGSGGMISVAGGKWTTFRRIGASVLARVGESLGRDLSRAFDGVPAALPGASLPERVSAQLGREMPSLPDDVLSHLATHYGTVSHEVLAMALDDPSLLDRVHPDGPDIWAQVAHAQRYEWATEVDDVLRRRTTVVVRGLDTPSVRERTGRLLAKAIA; encoded by the coding sequence ATGAGTGAACAGCGGGACAGAGCACGCGAGGCGCTGGGACACGGGGCCTTCGACCTGGTCGTGATCGGCGGCGGCGCGCTGGGCATCGCCACCACGTGGGCGGCGGCGCGGTCGGGTCTGCGGGTGGCGCTGGTGGAGGCGGGCGACTTCGCGGGCGCCACGTCCAGCGCGTCGTCCAAGCTCGTGCACGGCGGGCTGCGGTACCTGGCGATGGGTCCGGGCGCGGTGCCGATGGTGCGGGAGAACCACGCCGAGCGGCGCGCATTGGGCGACCGCCTGGCGCCGCACCTGGTCCGGCCGCTGCCGTTCCTGGTGCCCGTGTACCGGGGCGGGCCGCACTCGCGGCCGATCCTCGGCGCGGGCGTGATGCTGTACTCGGCGCTGTCCGGGTTCGGCGACGGCATGGGCAAGGTGCTGTCGGCACGGCGGGCGGTCGAGTACGTGCCGCACCTGCGCACCGAAGGGCTGCGCGGGGCCGCTCTCTACTACGACCACCAGATGAACGACGCCCGCGTGGCCATCACGGCGGCGCGTGCGGCGGCCGAGGCCGGTGCGGTGCTGCTGAACCACGTCGAGGTCCTGGGGCTGCGCAAGCGCGGTTCGCAGGTCACGGGTGTGGAGCTGCGTGACCGCGTGGACGGGTCGGCGTTCGGGTTGGACGCGTCGGTCGTGGTCAACGCGACCGGGCCGTGGCTGGACAAGCTGCGGCGGATGGAGGACGAGTCGGCCTCGCCGAGCATCCGGCTGTCCAAGGGCTCGCACCTGGTGCTGAAGACGGACACGCCGTGGCGTGCGGCGATGACCATCCCGTTGGACGACGTGCGGGTGTCGTTCGCCATCCCGTGGGAAGGGCAGCTGCTGCTGGGCACGACCGACGAGGCGTACGAGGGCGATCCGGCCGACGTGCGGTGCTCGCAGGCCGACATCGACCAGATCCTCGGTGAGGCTTCGGTCGGCATCAACCCGGAAGCCCTGGACCGGTCGCGGTTGGCTTACACGTTCGCCGGGCTGCGGGTTCTGCCGGGCGGATCGGGCGACACCAGCCACGCCAAGCGCGAGACCGTGATCACCAGCGGGTCCGGCGGGATGATCAGCGTGGCGGGCGGCAAGTGGACGACGTTCCGGCGGATCGGCGCGTCGGTGCTGGCACGCGTCGGAGAGTCGCTGGGGCGCGACCTTTCGCGCGCGTTCGACGGCGTGCCGGCGGCGTTGCCGGGCGCGTCGCTGCCCGAACGGGTGAGCGCGCAGCTGGGTCGTGAGATGCCGTCGTTGCCGGACGACGTGCTCAGCCACTTGGCCACGCATTACGGCACGGTGAGCCACGAGGTGCTGGCGATGGCGTTGGACGACCCGTCGCTGCTCGACCGCGTGCACCCCGACGGGCCGGACATCTGGGCGCAGGTGGCGCACGCGCAGCGGTACGAGTGGGCGACCGAGGTGGACGACGTGCTGCGGCGGCGGACCACCGTGGTGGTGCGTGGTCTGGACACGCCTTCGGTGCGTGAACGCACGGGACGGTTGCTGGCCAAGGCGATCGCCTGA
- a CDS encoding acyl-CoA thioesterase, with protein MPFTSTTHVRWPDVDPNGHMRTTAYLDAAEDNRMQFFASAGFPVTELAARRIGPISHGDDIRYRAELRLLEAFTVELRLAGLASDGARFRLHNRIVKADNRTAATIVTTAGWLDLDARRLTTPPADLLAVLTALDRTKDFAELPSPLAHV; from the coding sequence ATGCCCTTCACCAGCACCACCCACGTGCGCTGGCCGGATGTGGACCCGAACGGCCACATGCGCACCACCGCGTACCTGGACGCGGCCGAGGACAACCGGATGCAGTTCTTCGCCTCGGCGGGCTTCCCCGTCACCGAGCTGGCCGCCCGCCGCATCGGCCCGATCTCGCACGGCGACGACATCCGGTACCGCGCCGAACTGCGCCTGCTCGAAGCCTTCACGGTGGAACTGCGGCTGGCCGGGCTGGCGTCGGACGGCGCGCGGTTCCGGCTGCACAACAGGATCGTCAAGGCGGACAACCGGACCGCCGCCACCATCGTGACCACCGCGGGTTGGCTCGACCTGGACGCCCGACGGCTCACCACCCCGCCGGCCGACCTGCTCGCCGTGCTCACCGCCCTGGACCGCACCAAGGACTTCGCCGAACTTCCCTCACCCCTGGCCCACGTCTGA
- the prcA gene encoding proteasome subunit alpha produces MTMPLYASPEQILRDRAEYARKGIARGRSVVVLRYADGVLFVAENPSATLHKVSEIYDRIAFAAVGRYSEFENLRQAGIRFADIRGYQNDPRDVTGRSLANVYAQTLGSIFAEQIKPLEVEICVAEVGATPEQDTLYRLTYDGSIVEEPQYVVMGGQAEATGTALKDAYAENLPLADAVRVAVKALSAGSTTTGNGKPDLLDRGKLEVAVLEHDRPRRAFRRITGAALASLLPGDEPAPAAAEAEEPAAPPAKGGRKKPVTDVNLPPNDDKA; encoded by the coding sequence GTGACGATGCCGTTGTACGCCTCACCCGAGCAGATCCTCCGCGATCGCGCGGAGTACGCCCGGAAGGGCATCGCCCGCGGCCGGAGCGTCGTCGTGCTCCGGTACGCCGACGGCGTGCTGTTCGTGGCGGAGAACCCGTCCGCCACGCTGCACAAGGTCTCCGAGATCTACGACCGGATCGCGTTCGCCGCGGTCGGCCGGTACAGCGAGTTCGAGAACCTGCGGCAGGCGGGCATCCGGTTCGCCGACATCCGCGGGTACCAGAACGACCCGCGCGACGTCACCGGTCGGTCCTTGGCGAACGTGTACGCCCAGACGCTGGGCTCGATCTTCGCCGAGCAGATCAAACCTCTCGAGGTGGAGATCTGCGTGGCCGAGGTCGGCGCCACGCCCGAGCAGGACACGCTGTACCGGTTGACCTACGACGGGTCGATCGTGGAGGAGCCGCAGTACGTCGTGATGGGCGGCCAGGCCGAGGCGACGGGCACCGCGTTGAAGGACGCGTACGCCGAGAACCTGCCCCTGGCCGACGCCGTGCGCGTCGCGGTGAAGGCTCTGAGCGCCGGCAGCACCACCACCGGCAACGGCAAGCCCGACCTCCTGGACCGCGGCAAGCTCGAAGTGGCGGTCCTGGAACACGACCGCCCGCGCCGCGCGTTCCGCCGCATCACGGGCGCCGCCTTGGCGTCCCTGCTCCCCGGTGACGAGCCCGCTCCCGCGGCGGCCGAAGCCGAGGAACCGGCGGCCCCGCCGGCCAAGGGCGGCCGGAAGAAGCCGGTGACGGACGTGAACCTGCCGCCGAACGACGACAAGGCGTAG
- the prcB gene encoding proteasome subunit beta: MDHSSTGHYPAASLPPAYLRPGSSSFTDFLRAQAPELLPSGRKLPEGSTVQAPHGTTIVALTFKGGVVIAGDRRATMGNVIAQRDMKKVFITDDYSAVGIAGTAGIAVEIVRLYAVELRHYEKIEGVSLSLDGKANRLSAMIKGNLDAALAGLAVVPLFAGFDIDAADPERAGRIVSYDVTGGRYEDSQGYQAVGSGSLFAKSALKKLYNPDADAELATRTAIEALYDAADDDSGTGGPDVIRKIYPVVVTITADGAAHLSDERTATLAESVVEGRRIKPAG; this comes from the coding sequence ATGGACCACAGCTCGACCGGGCACTACCCGGCCGCGTCGCTGCCCCCGGCCTACCTCAGGCCGGGGTCGTCGTCGTTCACCGATTTCCTTCGCGCGCAGGCCCCCGAACTGCTGCCGTCAGGCCGCAAGCTGCCCGAGGGCAGCACAGTGCAGGCCCCGCACGGCACCACCATCGTCGCGCTCACGTTCAAGGGCGGCGTGGTGATCGCGGGCGACCGGCGCGCCACGATGGGCAACGTGATCGCCCAGCGCGACATGAAGAAGGTGTTCATCACCGACGACTACTCGGCGGTGGGCATCGCGGGCACGGCGGGCATCGCGGTCGAGATCGTCCGGCTCTACGCGGTCGAGCTTCGGCACTACGAGAAGATCGAGGGCGTCTCGCTGTCCCTGGACGGCAAGGCGAACCGGCTCTCCGCGATGATCAAGGGCAACCTGGACGCCGCGCTGGCGGGCCTCGCCGTGGTGCCGCTGTTCGCCGGTTTCGACATCGACGCGGCCGACCCGGAGCGCGCGGGCCGCATCGTGTCCTACGACGTGACCGGCGGGCGTTACGAGGATTCGCAGGGCTACCAGGCCGTCGGCTCCGGCTCGCTGTTCGCGAAGTCGGCGCTGAAGAAGCTCTACAACCCCGACGCGGACGCGGAACTGGCCACCAGGACCGCGATCGAGGCGCTGTACGACGCCGCCGACGACGACTCGGGCACCGGCGGACCGGACGTGATCCGCAAGATCTACCCGGTCGTCGTGACGATCACCGCCGACGGCGCCGCGCACCTGTCCGACGAGCGGACCGCGACCCTGGCCGAGTCGGTCGTCGAGGGCCGCCGGATCAAGCCGGCGGGCTGA
- a CDS encoding ubiquitin-like protein Pup, with product MAQEQVQRQGGGDGDENGDGAAAAGQERREKIGEDVDAILDEIDDVLEENAEDFVRAYVQKGGE from the coding sequence ATGGCCCAGGAACAGGTTCAGCGCCAAGGCGGCGGTGACGGCGACGAGAACGGCGACGGCGCGGCGGCGGCCGGCCAGGAGCGCCGGGAGAAGATCGGCGAGGACGTCGACGCGATCCTCGACGAGATCGACGACGTGCTGGAGGAGAACGCCGAGGACTTCGTCCGCGCGTACGTGCAAAAGGGCGGCGAGTAG
- the dop gene encoding depupylase/deamidase Dop yields the protein MRRIMGTEVEYGISVPGDATANPVLTSTQVVLAYAAAADIPRARRARWDYEVESPLRDARGFDLGTPGGHSNDNDVEDLGAANVILTNGARLYVDHAHPEYSAPEVTNARDAVIWDKAGERVMEEAAMRAATVPGQPRLQLYKNNVDGKGASYGTHENYLMQRSTPFTAVIAGLTPFFVSRQVIVGSGRVGIGAAGEEAGYQLSQRSDYIEVEVGLETTLKRGIINTRDEPHADADKYRRLHVIIGDANLAEYSTYIKCGSTSLVLDMIEAGRRFDDLRLQDPVRAVHQISHDPTLKAKVELTGGRKFTGLDLQFAYYERASAFVEQEGYGDRDVLRVWGEVLDALARDPQECADRLDWVAKLRLLEGYRARDGLAWGSPRLSLVDLQYSDVRLDKGLYNRLVARGSMKRLVNEEEVRAAVLSPPEDTRAYFRGRCLERYPTSVAAASWDSVIFDLGRESLVRIPTLEPLRGTKAHVGALLEASDTAEELVEALTRG from the coding sequence ATGCGGCGGATCATGGGAACCGAAGTGGAGTACGGCATCTCGGTGCCGGGTGACGCGACGGCGAACCCGGTGCTCACCTCGACACAGGTGGTGCTGGCCTACGCGGCCGCCGCCGACATACCGCGGGCACGCCGGGCACGCTGGGACTACGAGGTCGAATCGCCGCTGCGCGACGCGCGCGGCTTCGACCTCGGCACGCCCGGCGGCCACTCCAACGACAACGACGTCGAGGACCTGGGCGCGGCCAACGTCATCCTCACCAACGGCGCGCGCCTCTACGTCGACCACGCGCACCCCGAGTACTCCGCGCCCGAGGTCACCAACGCGCGTGACGCGGTGATCTGGGACAAGGCGGGGGAGCGGGTGATGGAGGAGGCCGCGATGCGCGCGGCCACCGTCCCCGGCCAGCCCCGCCTCCAGCTGTACAAGAACAACGTGGACGGCAAGGGCGCCAGCTACGGCACCCACGAGAACTACCTGATGCAGCGCAGCACGCCGTTCACCGCGGTGATCGCCGGGCTCACCCCGTTCTTCGTGTCCCGCCAGGTCATCGTCGGCTCCGGCCGGGTCGGCATCGGCGCGGCGGGCGAGGAGGCCGGCTACCAGCTGTCCCAGCGCTCGGACTACATCGAGGTCGAGGTCGGCCTGGAGACCACGCTCAAGCGCGGCATCATCAACACCCGCGACGAGCCGCACGCCGACGCGGACAAGTACCGCCGGCTGCACGTCATCATCGGCGACGCGAACCTCGCCGAGTACTCGACCTACATCAAGTGCGGCTCCACGTCGCTGGTGCTCGACATGATCGAGGCCGGCCGCCGGTTCGACGACCTGCGGTTGCAGGACCCGGTCCGCGCGGTGCACCAGATCAGCCACGACCCGACGCTCAAGGCGAAGGTCGAGCTGACCGGTGGGCGCAAGTTCACCGGTTTGGACCTCCAGTTCGCCTACTACGAGCGCGCCTCCGCGTTCGTGGAGCAGGAGGGCTACGGCGACCGTGACGTGCTCCGCGTGTGGGGCGAGGTGCTGGACGCGCTGGCCCGTGACCCGCAGGAGTGCGCCGACCGGCTCGACTGGGTGGCCAAGCTGCGGCTGCTGGAGGGCTACCGCGCCCGGGACGGCCTGGCCTGGGGCTCGCCCCGACTGTCGCTGGTCGACCTCCAGTACTCCGACGTGCGGCTCGACAAGGGCCTGTACAACCGGCTGGTGGCCCGCGGCTCGATGAAACGCCTGGTCAACGAGGAGGAGGTGCGTGCGGCCGTCCTCTCGCCCCCCGAGGACACGCGCGCCTACTTCCGCGGTCGGTGCCTGGAGCGCTACCCCACGTCCGTGGCGGCGGCCTCGTGGGATTCGGTGATCTTCGACCTCGGCCGCGAATCACTCGTTCGGATTCCCACCCTGGAGCCGCTGCGCGGGACGAAAGCGCACGTCGGAGCCCTGTTGGAGGCCTCGGACACGGCTGAGGAACTGGTCGAGGCGCTGACCAGGGGCTGA